A genome region from Tolypothrix sp. PCC 7712 includes the following:
- a CDS encoding REP-associated tyrosine transposase, whose product MPNYRRYNISGGTYFITQVTYQRQPWLCSDTGRNALRAALQHVRQNYPFSIDAFVLLPDHFHTLWTLPTEDNNISMRMLLIKRFVTKYYGHQLGLDFAISRSREKRKERNLWQRRFWEHHIRDDADFANHCDYIHYNPVKHQLCESPQKWSFSSIHRFIQQQIYPLDWGSSGEIQLVSDIWDV is encoded by the coding sequence ATGCCCAACTACCGCAGATATAATATTTCCGGTGGCACTTACTTCATCACCCAAGTTACCTACCAACGCCAACCCTGGCTTTGCTCCGATACAGGGCGTAATGCTCTCCGCGCCGCCCTTCAGCACGTCCGGCAGAATTACCCATTCTCCATTGATGCCTTTGTTCTCTTACCTGATCACTTTCATACCTTATGGACTCTACCAACAGAAGATAACAACATATCGATGCGAATGCTGTTGATCAAACGCTTTGTCACCAAATACTATGGACATCAGTTAGGACTTGATTTTGCTATCTCCCGTTCACGAGAAAAGCGTAAAGAGCGCAACCTATGGCAACGCCGCTTTTGGGAGCATCACATACGAGATGATGCTGATTTTGCTAATCATTGCGATTATATTCATTACAATCCTGTGAAGCACCAGCTTTGTGAATCACCTCAAAAATGGTCTTTTTCGAGCATTCATCGTTTTATCCAGCAGCAAATTTACCCATTAGATTGGGGTAGCAGTGGTGAGATTCAGCTTGTGTCAGATATTTGGGATGTTTGA
- a CDS encoding XisH family protein codes for MSAKDIFHQAVKRALEKEGWAITHDPLILKFGKDKMSVDLGAEKILAAERGTEKIAVEIKSFLGDSELFDYHAALGQFLNYRLALRLREPERILFLAVPVSTYRSLFSRDFAQISVQEYQVKLIVYEPNSEVIVQWQS; via the coding sequence GTGTCTGCAAAAGACATTTTTCACCAAGCTGTTAAACGGGCGTTGGAAAAAGAAGGTTGGGCGATCACTCACGATCCTCTAATTCTTAAGTTTGGCAAAGATAAAATGTCCGTTGATTTAGGTGCAGAAAAAATATTAGCAGCCGAGCGAGGAACAGAGAAAATAGCAGTTGAAATTAAAAGTTTTTTAGGAGACTCAGAGCTATTTGACTACCATGCAGCTTTGGGTCAGTTTCTTAATTATCGATTAGCTTTAAGGCTGAGGGAACCTGAACGCATACTGTTCTTAGCAGTTCCGGTGTCAACCTATCGTTCGTTATTTAGCCGGGACTTTGCTCAAATATCAGTACAAGAATATCAAGTTAAACTAATAGTTTACGAACCTAATAGTGAGGTAATTGTGCAATGGCAGAGCTAG
- a CDS encoding DUF2267 domain-containing protein, which translates to MPDQTFRQNIPEVDPTEIEDSRTAIADEHRSFLEKVMVRSGFADLYDARDFTEVVFRVMRDLMTTEASDRVESELHTEAVPTDEKALQFEVADLWKDTNPIVGFLSRVRPPWQGPGIFKIDSDRFLFRVANESGMPRTVEREQAVKAVFSATKDELSQERIQEIASWLPDHVRELWEQA; encoded by the coding sequence ATGCCCGATCAAACTTTCAGACAAAACATACCAGAAGTTGACCCCACAGAGATTGAAGATTCCAGAACTGCGATCGCAGATGAACATCGCTCTTTCCTAGAAAAAGTCATGGTAAGAAGCGGATTTGCAGATTTATATGATGCCAGAGACTTTACCGAAGTTGTATTTCGCGTCATGCGCGACTTAATGACAACAGAAGCTAGCGATCGCGTTGAGTCAGAATTGCATACAGAAGCCGTGCCTACAGATGAGAAAGCACTCCAGTTTGAAGTGGCTGATCTCTGGAAAGATACCAATCCGATTGTCGGATTTTTAAGCCGGGTTCGTCCACCTTGGCAAGGCCCTGGTATTTTTAAAATTGATTCTGATCGCTTTCTGTTCCGAGTTGCTAATGAAAGCGGAATGCCACGCACAGTTGAACGAGAGCAAGCAGTAAAAGCCGTATTTTCTGCCACCAAAGACGAACTTTCCCAAGAACGGATTCAGGAAATTGCTAGCTGGCTACCCGATCATGTACGTGAACTTTGGGAACAAGCTTAA
- the tnpC gene encoding IS66 family transposase, translated as MNQNLPQDLDRESLNQLSKQELVEIIIEQSKVIGELQKTVLELQQEIERLKVSRDLDSKTSSKPPSGDILKKSENKKAAPQEESNHPKRKPGGQPGHQGKTRKGFGRVDRCEILRPSDCVCCGQKAFAAVAVKVEKQSVAQLVERPIEIVEYQRHTCQCEYCGNIQTASWSQDIIPGQDLGISLQAFLGWANNYAHMPYEKQQEMLWELGQIEIGLGTLVTTNERIQTAIQPSITELSNWVKQTQPNIHVDETPWSVKGVKEWLWVVANSEFCLFTAADTRSRAELEAILGAKYTGVISSDDFSVYNGYAVPEQQKCLAHLRRHFKKLIQLPGLHNQAIGEAFVDLIDEAFGNYAQWFETLDCASYNDWVNQFKSKLQQTLDDWINLAGATAGNLLRSLRDKASQWWYFLDNPEVPPDNNQAERSLRLAVTKRKVSGGSRSMERFQHTANLLTVVQTCRRQSLSVIDFFVQALIADSINSQSRPSLVPQF; from the coding sequence ATGAACCAAAACCTGCCTCAAGATTTAGACCGGGAAAGCTTGAACCAGTTATCGAAACAAGAACTGGTAGAGATAATCATTGAGCAGAGCAAGGTAATAGGTGAATTACAGAAAACAGTATTAGAACTACAGCAAGAAATAGAACGTTTAAAAGTCAGCAGAGATTTAGACAGCAAAACCTCATCTAAGCCGCCATCAGGGGACATCCTCAAAAAGAGTGAAAACAAAAAAGCAGCACCGCAAGAAGAATCAAATCATCCCAAAAGAAAGCCAGGTGGGCAACCAGGGCATCAAGGTAAGACCCGTAAGGGTTTTGGTAGAGTAGATCGTTGTGAAATCTTACGTCCAAGTGATTGTGTCTGTTGTGGTCAAAAAGCGTTTGCGGCTGTGGCAGTAAAAGTAGAAAAACAGTCTGTAGCGCAACTAGTGGAGCGTCCCATTGAAATAGTTGAGTATCAACGCCATACGTGCCAGTGTGAGTACTGTGGCAATATACAAACAGCCTCCTGGTCACAAGATATCATCCCAGGACAGGATTTAGGGATTTCTTTACAGGCATTTTTAGGATGGGCAAATAATTATGCACATATGCCCTATGAAAAACAGCAAGAAATGTTGTGGGAGTTAGGTCAAATTGAAATTGGGCTGGGAACTTTAGTCACCACAAATGAACGAATTCAAACAGCGATTCAACCAAGCATTACTGAGTTAAGTAATTGGGTAAAACAGACACAACCTAACATTCATGTGGATGAAACACCTTGGTCTGTCAAGGGAGTTAAAGAATGGTTGTGGGTAGTTGCCAATTCTGAGTTTTGCCTGTTTACTGCTGCTGACACTCGTTCCAGAGCAGAACTAGAAGCCATTTTAGGGGCTAAATATACAGGGGTAATCAGCAGCGATGATTTTAGTGTTTACAATGGCTATGCGGTGCCTGAGCAGCAGAAATGTTTGGCTCATCTACGCCGTCACTTCAAAAAACTAATTCAACTTCCAGGTCTTCACAACCAAGCTATTGGTGAAGCATTTGTGGATTTAATTGATGAAGCTTTTGGAAATTATGCCCAATGGTTTGAGACTCTTGACTGCGCCAGTTATAACGATTGGGTCAATCAATTCAAATCTAAATTGCAACAAACACTTGATGACTGGATTAACTTAGCCGGAGCTACAGCAGGAAACCTTTTACGTTCCTTGCGCGATAAAGCCTCCCAATGGTGGTATTTCCTTGACAACCCTGAAGTTCCTCCTGATAACAATCAAGCCGAGCGATCGCTGCGTTTGGCTGTGACAAAACGTAAAGTTAGTGGTGGTTCCCGTTCGATGGAGCGGTTTCAACATACTGCCAATTTGTTGACGGTGGTTCAAACCTGTCGTCGTCAAAGTCTGTCTGTTATTGATTTTTTTGTACAAGCACTAATTGCTGACTCTATTAATTCTCAGTCTCGCCCTTCTCTAGTTCCTCAATTTTAG
- the vapC gene encoding type II toxin-antitoxin system tRNA(fMet)-specific endonuclease VapC produces MAYLLDTNACIQILNSANSPVTQKILSIPSQDIYLCTVVYSELYYGAYKSANVNRNLSHLENLFAEFAVLPLDIQAAKIAGNIRANLNALGTPIGANDLLIAAIALANDLTLVTHNTREFSRIDGLKYEDWE; encoded by the coding sequence ATGGCCTACCTCCTAGATACAAATGCTTGTATCCAAATTCTCAATTCAGCAAATTCGCCTGTCACCCAAAAAATTCTCTCAATTCCTTCTCAAGATATTTACCTCTGTACTGTTGTTTATAGCGAACTGTATTATGGAGCTTACAAAAGCGCAAACGTTAATAGAAACCTCTCTCATTTAGAAAATTTATTTGCAGAATTTGCTGTTTTACCACTGGATATTCAAGCTGCAAAAATAGCGGGAAATATTCGTGCTAATCTCAATGCTTTAGGTACTCCAATTGGAGCAAATGATTTGTTAATTGCTGCGATCGCCTTAGCAAATGACCTGACTCTTGTCACCCACAACACTCGCGAATTTAGCCGTATTGATGGCTTGAAGTACGAAGATTGGGAATAG
- a CDS encoding XisI protein codes for MAELEQYREYIQGLLTKYGSYQAVEEDVEIQLIFDTMRDHYQILEIGWDGYDRIYNCVIHLDIKNEKIWIQRNMTDVQIAEDLAEMGVPRDDIVLGLQPSNLRQYTQYGVA; via the coding sequence ATGGCAGAGCTAGAGCAATATCGTGAATATATTCAGGGTTTATTAACTAAATATGGCAGTTACCAAGCTGTGGAAGAAGATGTAGAAATTCAGTTAATATTTGACACGATGCGCGATCATTACCAAATTCTAGAAATTGGTTGGGATGGATATGACCGCATTTATAATTGTGTGATCCATCTGGATATTAAAAATGAAAAGATATGGATTCAGCGTAATATGACGGATGTGCAGATTGCTGAAGATTTGGCTGAGATGGGAGTGCCTAGAGATGATATTGTTTTGGGATTACAGCCATCAAACCTCCGTCAATACACACAATATGGCGTAGCGTGA